CGACCACCCACCGCCGCAACCGATCCGCCTGCGCCCGCAAACCCGACTCGGATTTCGCCGACACCAGCAACGGAACGAAATCGGACCCCGCATAAGCATGCCCCGGCATGCCTTCGCCCGGGGAACACTGCGGGGCAGGCACGCTGGGCCCCGCGGACACCGTCTCCTCGGAATCGACCCGCGCCGAATTGCCCCCGGAAGCCCCGGTCTCCTCTACGGCGGGCGCTTCCTCGAGTATCAGGTGGGCGTTGGTACCGCTGACCCCGAAGGACGACACTCCCGCACGCCGGATCCGTTCCCCCGCAGGCCATCGCTCGCTCTCCTGAAGCAGCTGCACCGTGCCCGCCGACCAATCCACATGAGGGGTGGGGGCATCCACGTGCAGCGTCTTCGGCAGAACGCCGTGCCGCATGGCCTGGACCATCTTGATGACACCCCCGACGCCCGCCGCGGCCGAAGTATGGCCGATATTGGACTTGAGCGATCCCAGACGCAGCGGCGTGTTCTCGGGCCGCGCACCGTAGACGCCTATCAGTGCCCGCGCCTCGATCGGATCCCCGAGCATCGTGCCCGTGCCGTGCGCCTCCACCACGTCGATATCCGACGGAGCCAGATCGGCATTGGCCAACGCCTGCCTGATGACGCGTTCCTGCGACGGACCGTTCGGCGCAGTCAAACCCTTGCTCGCGCCATCCTGATTGACCGCGCTGCCACGCACCACCGCCAACACAGTGTGGCCGAGTCGCCAAGCATCCGACAGCCGTTCGACGACCAGCACTCCGATGCCTTCGGAGAAGCCGGTCCCGTCGGCGGCCGCCGCGAACGCCTTGCAGCGCGCATCGGACGACAGCGCACGCTGGCGCGCCAACCCGATCAGCACGGACGGATCCGACATCACGGTCACCCCACCCGCCAACGCGAGCGACGTATCCCCCTGCCGCAACGCCTGACACGCCAGATGCAGCGCCACCAGCGACGACGAGCACGCGGTGTCGACCGAAATCGCCGGGCCCTTGAAGCCAAGGGTGTACGCGATCCGACCGGACAGCACACTCATCGAAACGCCGAGGCCGGCATGGCCTTCCGCCTCGGCCGTCAACGTCGGAGAGCCGACGCGAGGACCGTAATACTGGTGGAAGACGCCGGCGAAGACGCCGGTGTCGCTGCCACGCAGCGACCCCGGGTCGATACCCGCGTCCTCCAACGCTTCCCAGGACGCCTCCAACATCAGCCGCTGCTGCGGATCCATCACCGCGGCCTCACGAGGACTGATTCCGAAGAAGCCCGCATCGAAATCACCCGCCGAATAGAGAAATCCACCCGCACGGGTGTAGACCGTGCCCGGCACATCCGGATCCGGGTTGTACAACCGCTCCAGGTCCCACCCCCGGTCGGTCGGAAACCCACCGACCGCGTGAGTGCCGGAGGCAACCAGATCCCACAGTTGCGCGGGGGATTCCACACCACCCGGATAGCGGCAGCTCATCCCGACGATCGCGATCGGTTCCCGCGCACGCTCCTCCAACTCCCGGATATGCCGGTTGGCGGCGCGTAGATCTCCGGCGAGTCTCTGCAGAGACCGGGTGAGTCGTTCCTCGATACTCATGCTCGACCAAACTCCTCATCAATCAGATCCAACAACTCACTGCCGGAATGCGCGGCAAAGTCGTCGTATCCCTCGCTCTGCTGTCGATCGCCGAAATGAGACCGAAGACGATCACTGATGCCGAGCAGTGCGGTGACGGTCGCGTCATCGTCGCCCGCCACAGCGAGAACACGTTCGACCATCGCCTCCAAGCGAGCGAGATCGGCAGCCGCGGTCGCGACAACGGATGGTTCGGAAGTCGGCCTCGACATCCCTATCTGCTCGTGCAGATAGCCCGCCATGTCGACCGCGTTGGGGTAGTCGAAAATCAGCGTGGAAGGCAGCTCGAGGCCGGTGGCTTTGACGAGTCGGTTCCGGAGTTCCACCCCGGCAAGCGAATCGAATCCGATTTCGTCGAATCCCTTCTCCGGTCTGATGTCGTCGGCGGACGAGTGGCCCAGCACCGTGGCGGCCTGTTCGAGGACGATGTCGAGCAGAGCCTGCTCCCACTCGGCCTCTGGGATCCGGTCCAGTCGCCGCGCCGGCGATATCACGCTGTCGGCACGACGTGTCGTGGTGGTGACCAGGGAGCTGAGCGTTTTGGGCAACAACCCCGCGCCTGCCTGCGCAGTGAGCGCAGCGGTGTCGAAACGAACGCCTACGCTCGTCGGGTGACCGGCGGCCATGGCGATGTCGAACAGCGACATCCCGTGCTGGTCGTCGAGGGAGACCAGGCCGTTTCGTCGCATTCGCGCGAAGTCGACCTCCCTGAGGGTGCTCATCATGCCGCTGTCGACACACCAGGGACCCCACGCGATGGACGTCGCGGGCAGGCCGTTGCGGTGCCGGTACTGAGCCAACGCGTCGAGGAAGGTGTTGGCGGCCGCGTAGTTGCCTTGGCCCGGGCTGCCGATCGTGCCTGCGATGGAGGAGTAGAGCACGAACATCGACAGGTCCAGATCCTTCGTCGCCTCATGCAAATTCCACGCGGCATCGACCTTGGGCCGCAACACCGTCTCGAACTGCTGCGAGGTCATGTCGGTGAACAGACCATCGGCCAACACCCCCGCCGCATGCAGCACGCCGGTCAACGGATGCTCCGGCGGAATCCTCGACAACAACCCGTCGAGCGCCACCCGATCGGCCACATCGCAGGCAACCACGTCCACCTCTGCACCGAGCGCGGTCAACTCGACCACCAGATCGTCGGCGCCGGGTGCGTCCGGGCCGCGCCTGCCCGCGAGCACCAGCCTCCGCACACCGTGCTCGACCACCAGATGCCGTGCCGCCACCGCACCCAACCCACCGGTGCCGCCGGTAATCAACACCGTGCCCCCAAGCTGCGGCACCGACGGAATGGTGAGTACGTTCTTACCGATGTGCCGAGCCTGGCCGAGGTACCGGAAGGCTTCGGGCGCCTGCCGCAAATCCCATCCGGTAACCGGAAGCGGCGCCAACATGCCGGTGTCGAACAGCTCGACGAGCACACTCAGAATCCCACGCATCCGGTCGGGGTCTATCTCGCTGAGATGGAAACCGCGGTAATGCACACCAGGATGCCGCTCAGCGACCTCGGCCGGGTCGCGACGATCGGTCAACCCTATTTCGAGGAACCGTCCACCACGCGGCAATAGTCGCAACGACGCGTCCACGAACTCACCCGCCGACGAATCGAGAACAATATCGACCCCGTGACCGTTGGTCACCTCCAGGAACGTCCGTTCGAACTCGAGTGTGCGCGAATCCCCGATAACCCCGTCATCGAACCCCATGCGCCGCAGCACATCCCATTTCGGTCGACTCGCAGTCACCAACAGACGCAAACGTAGGTGACGCGCCAGCTGCACCGCGGCCATACCCACACCACCGGTCGCGGCATGCAGCAGCAACGTCTCGCCGCGCTGCGCCTGCGCCAAGTCGACCAGGCCGTAATATGCCGTGACGAACACCACCGGCACGGCGGCGGCCTGAGCGAATGACCAACCTCGCGGCACCCGTGCCAGCAACCTCCGGTCCGTCACCGCAACCGAACCGATATCGGCAACGAACCCGAAAACCCGGTCACCCGGCGAGAACTCGGTGACATCGGGTGCCACCTCCAGCACCACGCCCGCGCCCTCGCCGCCGATGGCGGCGTCCGCGTCCGGATACATTCCCAGCGCGATCAACACATCGCGGAAATTGATACCTGCCGCACGCAAACCCACCCGGACCTCACCAGGCCCCAACGCCCGCAACGCAGTCGGCGTCTCCGCAAGAACAAGATTGTCCCCGGTCAACGTGCCCTTCCCGAGCTGAGTCAACGCCGACGCCGGAGCACCCAACAGCTCACCGGCCCCCACGGTGTCCGTCCCCCCGCGACTCAACCGCGGCACAAACGGCACACCCTGCCGCAATACCACCTGAGGCTCATCCACGATGGCCAGAGCCACGGCGACGCCGTCACGGTAGCCGTCCCAACGATCCACATCGACGATCGCGATACGGCCGGGATTCTCGCTCTCAGCACTACGCAACAGACCCCACACCGCCGCGCCGATCAGATCCACCGGCTCGCCCGCATCCACGGCAACCGCATACCTGGTCACCACGACGACACGTTCATACCGCGCCAACAGCTCGGCCACCCGCGCCGCCACATCGGCGAGCCGACCATGAACCGAAGCCGGCACGTCCACCTCTGCAGACGAATCCTCGAGGCGAATCACCGCCACCGCTCGGCCGTCGACCGTCACCGTCTCCCCTTCGCCCGTGTTCACCCACTGCGCATCCGCGACGAGATCGCCCCGCTTCGCCGCAGACCATGAGACCCAGTCGAGCCGGTGGACACCGCCACCCGTAGCAGCAGCCGTGGCGGAGCCCAATGCCTTCAGCGTGATCGGACGCAGAGTCAACACTCCGACCTCGGCCACCGGCACACCTCGAGAATCAGCGAGCGTCAACATGATCCGCCGACTGTCCGCCCCGGTAGAACCAGACTCGGCCGTGGTCAGCCGAACCCGCACCGATCCCGCACCGACAGCATGCAAGTCGACGTTCTCCCACGAATAGGGCGCCAGAACCGCACCCACGGCAGGTGGCTCGACCAACAGGCCAGGAGCGATCGCGTGCAAAGCCGCGTCCAACAACGCCGGATGCATCCCGAACCGATCCGCCGACGACTGCGCCTGCTCCGGCAGATCCACCTCCGCGAAAACCTCGCCGTCGCGCCGCCACAGCGCGGTCAATCCGTGGAACAACGGCCCGTACTCATAACCGCGCTCGGCCAGCTCCGCGTAAACGTCACCGATCTCCACCGGCACCGCGCCCGCCGGCGGCCAACTCGCCTCGGTCGGCCCGACCTGGGCCGACGGTGATGACGCGACAAGAGTCCCGGTGGCATGGCGAACCCACTCCGCTTCGCCGTCACCCTGCGGACGCGAATACACCGACACCACCCGCGAACCCGCATCATCAGGACCGGCCACCATCACCCGCAACTCCACCGCACCCACCGAAGGCACAACCAACGGCGCGGACACCACCAACTCCGCCAACCGCGCACAGCCGACCATCCCCCCGACATGCAACGCCAACTCCACAAATGCCGTGCCGGGCAGCAACACCACCCCGCCGACGGCGTGATCGGCCAACCACGGATGACTCGACAACGACAACCGACCCGTCAGCGTTACCCCCTCTGAGTCCGGCAGCCACACCGCCGCACCCAACAGCGGATGGTCCACGCTGTCGAGGCCGGAAGTCCGGACATCTCCCGTGTCGGCGGCAGCCGCCAACCAATACCGCTGGTGTTGAAACGCATACGTCGGCAACGGAACTCGATGAACCGAGCTCCCCGCGTACCACGACCGCCAGTCCACGCTCCCCCCGGCGACGTGCAGCTGCGCCAGGAACGTCACGATCTGAGCCGCCTCGTCGACCCCACGACGACTCGCGGCGGCCACCAGCCATCCGGCCGCAGCATCGCCGGTCCCGCTCAGACCGTCGAGGCACTGCCGGGTCATGGCCGTCAGCACGGCGTCGGGTCCGATTTCGAGGAACCGGCGCACGCCCATGTCCGCGAGCGACCGGACTCCGGGTGCGAACCGGACCGCGGCACGCACCTGGCGGACCCAGTACGCGGGGTCGGTGAACTTCTCACCCACGACACCGGTCACGTTCGACACGATCGGCAGCTGCGGCTCCCGGAATGTCACCGCGGCGGCCGCAGCCTCGAATTCCGGCAGCATGGGGTCCAGCCTCGCCGAGTGGCCCGCGTTGCTGGCCCGCAGTCGCGTCGTCTTGCGGCCCTGCCCCGCCAACGTCCGCTCCACCGCGTCCACGGCGTCGGCGTCGCCGGAAATCACCACCGAGTCCGGACCGTTCACCGCTGCGATCGACACCCGACCGCCGTGCCCGACCATCGCCTCCGCCGCCTCGGCCTCCGACACCGCTACCGCCAGCATCGCCCCACCCGCCGGCAACGCCGCCATCAACCGCCCCCGCGCCGCCACCAACGCGCACGCATCCGACAGCGACCACACCCCGGCCACATACGCCGCGACCAGCTCACCGATCGAATGCCCGATCAACACATCCGGGGTAATCCCGAACGACTCGACAAGCCGGAACGTCGCCACCTCGAACGCGAACATCGCAGCCTGCAACCAGTCCACCCGATCCAACACCCCCTCGGGATCGGCGAACATCACCTCCATCAACGACCGCGTGGAGCTCCTCGAGGGGTGGTGGTCGGGCGACGGGTCGGCCCCACCCAGATGCCGATCGAACTCGGCGCACACCTCGTCCAACGCCGCCGCGAACACCGGAAACGCCTGGTACATACCAGCGCCCATACCCACCCGCTGCGCACCCCCACCCGTGAACACGAACGCCGTCCGACCTCTTACCAACGCACCGGTCACCA
The DNA window shown above is from Nocardia sp. NBC_01730 and carries:
- a CDS encoding SDR family NAD(P)-dependent oxidoreductase, encoding MDTSTDDSSELGLEYLKKVTLELMATRNDLKNLRERIDEPIAIVGMSCRYPGGVESPEGLWDLVASGSDAVSEFPVDRGWDVKGLFDPDPDRFGKVYTRESGFLQGVGDFDAGFFGIGPREASAMDPQQRLVLEASWEALEDAGIDPTSLRGSNTGVITGVMFTDYLQTAKAAGPVAEGYMGAGAAGSVVSGRVAYTLGLEGPAVTVDTACSSSLVAIHLGCQALRRGEASMVLAGGVTVMSTPSLFVEFSRQRVLSRDGRCKAFSAGADGIGWSEGVGLLVLERLSDARQSGHDILAVIRGSAVNQDGASNGLTAPNGPSQERVIAAALAAAGLDPADVDAVEAHGTGTPLGDPIEARALISAYGKHRGEPLRIGSLKSNIGHAAAAAGVGGVIKIVQAMRHETLPRTLHVDAPSPHVNWSAGSVRVLTEAEPWLAGERVRRAGVSSFGISGTNAHLILEEAPTRAIARDDGTSTEGAAAEGVLAWLVSAKSEAGLRAQADRLRTWLVDHPDADARSVAWSLVDARAQLDWRAGVVGRDREQLMAGLADLASGSAAPTVVTGALVRGRTAFVFTGGGAQRVGMGAGMYQAFPVFAAALDEVCAEFDRHLGGADPSPDHHPSRSSTRSLMEVMFADPEGVLDRVDWLQAAMFAFEVATFRLVESFGITPDVLIGHSIGELVAAYVAGVWSLSDACALVAARGRLMAALPAGGAMLAVAVSEAEAAEAMVGHGGRVSIAAVNGPDSVVISGDADAVDAVERTLAGQGRKTTRLRASNAGHSARLDPMLPEFEAAAAAVTFREPQLPIVSNVTGVVGEKFTDPAYWVRQVRAAVRFAPGVRSLADMGVRRFLEIGPDAVLTAMTRQCLDGLSGTGDAAAGWLVAAASRRGVDEAAQIVTFLAQLHVAGGSVDWRSWYAGSSVHRVPLPTYAFQHQRYWLAAAADTGDVRTSGLDSVDHPLLGAAVWLPDSEGVTLTGRLSLSSHPWLADHAVGGVVLLPGTAFVELALHVGGMVGCARLAELVVSAPLVVPSVGAVELRVMVAGPDDAGSRVVSVYSRPQGDGEAEWVRHATGTLVASSPSAQVGPTEASWPPAGAVPVEIGDVYAELAERGYEYGPLFHGLTALWRRDGEVFAEVDLPEQAQSSADRFGMHPALLDAALHAIAPGLLVEPPAVGAVLAPYSWENVDLHAVGAGSVRVRLTTAESGSTGADSRRIMLTLADSRGVPVAEVGVLTLRPITLKALGSATAAATGGGVHRLDWVSWSAAKRGDLVADAQWVNTGEGETVTVDGRAVAVIRLEDSSAEVDVPASVHGRLADVAARVAELLARYERVVVVTRYAVAVDAGEPVDLIGAAVWGLLRSAESENPGRIAIVDVDRWDGYRDGVAVALAIVDEPQVVLRQGVPFVPRLSRGGTDTVGAGELLGAPASALTQLGKGTLTGDNLVLAETPTALRALGPGEVRVGLRAAGINFRDVLIALGMYPDADAAIGGEGAGVVLEVAPDVTEFSPGDRVFGFVADIGSVAVTDRRLLARVPRGWSFAQAAAVPVVFVTAYYGLVDLAQAQRGETLLLHAATGGVGMAAVQLARHLRLRLLVTASRPKWDVLRRMGFDDGVIGDSRTLEFERTFLEVTNGHGVDIVLDSSAGEFVDASLRLLPRGGRFLEIGLTDRRDPAEVAERHPGVHYRGFHLSEIDPDRMRGILSVLVELFDTGMLAPLPVTGWDLRQAPEAFRYLGQARHIGKNVLTIPSVPQLGGTVLITGGTGGLGAVAARHLVVEHGVRRLVLAGRRGPDAPGADDLVVELTALGAEVDVVACDVADRVALDGLLSRIPPEHPLTGVLHAAGVLADGLFTDMTSQQFETVLRPKVDAAWNLHEATKDLDLSMFVLYSSIAGTIGSPGQGNYAAANTFLDALAQYRHRNGLPATSIAWGPWCVDSGMMSTLREVDFARMRRNGLVSLDDQHGMSLFDIAMAAGHPTSVGVRFDTAALTAQAGAGLLPKTLSSLVTTTTRRADSVISPARRLDRIPEAEWEQALLDIVLEQAATVLGHSSADDIRPEKGFDEIGFDSLAGVELRNRLVKATGLELPSTLIFDYPNAVDMAGYLHEQIGMSRPTSEPSVVATAAADLARLEAMVERVLAVAGDDDATVTALLGISDRLRSHFGDRQQSEGYDDFAAHSGSELLDLIDEEFGRA